The genomic segment TTTTTAGATTCTTTTACTCTTAATTTATTAATATAAGTAGAAAAGTTCGTGTTACTATTTTTATTAAAGATATGCGAGAGATAACTTTCGTTTAAGTTATGTTTTTCTGCAATTGAGGCTAGATTTAAATTAGAATTTAAAAATGCTTTTTCTCTAAGAATTTCATTTTTAATTTTTTCTATTTTATTATCATTTTTTGGAGTTAATTCTTTCTTTACAATTCTACTATTTTTTCTAATATTAACTCTTTGTTTAAAAATTCCATTATAATAAATACCCAAATACCCTAAATAATAAATGAGTAGTGAATTAGAAATCCATAAGAAATATCGATTGTTATTAGAAAAAAGAGGTAGTGAATTTATGTTATTATATAAAATCATTCCAATCCATATAAAGCAAATAAGAAGTCCAAAAAATAAAATATGCTTTAGCCATTTAGTTTCAATAATAACTTTTTTATTATCATAGGAAGCGTTATTTTTCTCATAAACTTTAATTTTTTTGTAAATTATATATATAACTATTAAGGTAAAGCAAGAGGAAAAATATTCTTCTATAAAGTATAGGTTTTGTATTAAACTTAAATAGGTTATTTTATTTAGATTAAAAAAGTATCTATAAATAGAAATAACGACATGTAACAGACAAAAAACATAGAAAGGGAAAAGTAAATAATCAAATAATTTTAATTTAATTTTTTGTCTTTGTAAATAAGACTGTACAAAGTAAAAATACATTGGCACTATTAAAAGAGCCCATGGGATATAAAACAATTTATATAATTCTACATTTTTAATATAATTTATATCAATAAGCCAATAGTATAAATTGTTTAGTGAAATGGTTGCAATTAATAGAGATAAATAAAAATTTGAATTTGATTTATATTTTGGATTTAGAATTACAACGATACTAAAAATTAAACCTTGAATTGAACCAGCCGCAATAAGCAGGTTATAGACATTAAAATTAATTTGTAGGGGACTCATTCATTTTTTTTCAAATGTAATAAATTACCAAAGAACAACCTGTTTAGAATCATTCTAAATGATTATCTTTGCTCTTCCAAATAAAAAATTTTGAGCACAATTGCATCTTTACATATTGGCGAATTAGGTTATATTTCTGAAGAATCTTTAGATTTTATACCTCTTAAATTACTGGAAATGGGCTGTTTGCCAGGAGCAGAAGTGCAATTAATACAAATAGCGCCTTTAAAAGACCCTTTATACATTTGTGTAAATGGAGCCCATTTGGCAATTAGAAAGGAAACTGCATCTCAAATAAAAATTTTAAAAGCGAATTTATAATGTCTAAAAACAATATAAAAATTGCTTTAATTGGAAACCCCAACACAGGTAAAACATCTATTTTTAATAAACTTACAGGTTTAAAACAAAAAGTAGGCAATTACCCAGGAGTAACTGTAGATAAAAAAAAAGGTGTAAGCAAATTATCTGCAACACAAACTGCAGTTATTACAGATTTACCTGGAACCTACAGCATAAACCCTACCTCAATAGACGAAAGTATTGTTCTAAAAACCTTACTTAATAAAGATAGTAAAGAATCTATAGACGTAATTTTAGTAATTGCAGATGTAGAAAATTTAAAAAGAAATTTACTACTTTTTTCACAAATTAAAGATTTAGAAATTCCTACAGTTTTGGCCATTAATATGGCAGATCAAATGGATAAAAAAGGTATTTCTATAGATTTAACACTACTAGAAAAAGAGTTAAATACAGAAGTTGTTTTAATAAGTGTCAGAAAAAAACAAGGTATAGCTGCTTTAAAAGAAGCAATAATTCGTTGTCATATAGCTACAAAGGCATCTCCATTATGTGGTATAAACCATAAAGTAGATCCAGATTATTTTAACAAATTAAAAGAAATAAGCCCCAATTATTCTTTGTATGAATTATGGTTAATGGTTACACAAAACAACTACCCAGAAACTATTACAAAAGAAGAAAAAGAAAAATTATTAGCATTTAAACAAGATGTTTCTAAGTTAAAGAAATACCAACATAAAGAAACCATTTATCGCTATCAAGAAATAAATAAAATATTAAAGAAAACTTACATTGTAGATAAATCGAAAGCGACAGATTTACGTAGTAAATTAGATAAAATTTTCACGCATAAATTTTTCGGATATTTTTTCTTTTTCACGATTTTATTGGTCATTTTTCAATCTATTTTCGATTGGGCAACCTTACCAATGGATTTCATAGACACTACTTTTGCAGATCTGTCTGACATTGTTAAAGATAGTTTACAGCCTGGCGTTTTAACAGATTTATTGGTAGAAGGAATTATCCCTGGAATAGGAGGAGTTTTAATTTTTATTCCACAAATTGCCATATTATTTTTATTTATTGCCATTTTAGAAGAAACAGGTTATATGAGTCGCGTTGTTTTTCTGATGGATAAAATTATGCGACGTTTTGGTATGAATGGAAAAAGTGTAATTCCGCTAATTTCTGGAACAGCATGTGCAATTCCAGCGATTATGGCAACCAGAACAATTTCCAGTTGGAAAGAGCGCTTAATAACCATTTTAGTAACTCCATTTACAACCTGTTCTGCACGTTTACCAGTATATGCAATTCTAATTTCGTTAATAATTCCGAATAAAAAAATCTTAGGTTTTTTAAACCTACAAGGTTTGGTATTATTGTTGTTGTATGTTTTAGGATTTGGAATGGCTATTTTAGGAGCATACATTTTGCACAAAACTCTAAAAATAAAATCGAAATCTTTTTTCGTGGTAGAAATGCCAAATTATAAGATTCCTTCTTTTAAAAATGTTTTTTTTGAAGTATTAGAGAAAGCAAAAGCATTTGTATTCGGAGCAGGAAAAATAATTTTAGCATTGTCTATTGTTTTATGGTTTTTGGCTTCAAACGGACCAAAATCATTTACAAATGCCGAGAAAAATGTGGTAGAGAATGTGGTAAATCAGAACTTATCTCAAGAAGAACTAAATAAAAAAATAGCCTCCGCAAAATTAGAAAATTCTTATATAGGAATTATGGGGAAAAGTGTAGAACCTGCTATAAAACCTTTAGGGTACGATTGGAAAATAGGAATCGCTTTAATAACTTCTTTTGCAGCAAGAGAAATTTTTGTAGGAACGTTGGCAACCATTTATAGTGTAGAAGCAGATGATGAAAATACAGCAACGATTAAACAAAAAATGCATTCCGAAATAAACCCAGCAACAGGAGAAAAAAGATTCAACTTTGCTGTAGGAATGTCGTTGTTAATTTTTTACGCTTTTGCAATGCAATGTATGGCAACATTTGCGATTGTAAAGCGCGAAACAAAAACGTGGAAATGGCCTTTAATTCAGTTTTTTGGAATGGGATTATTGGCATATGTATCCTCGTTAATTGTATATCAAATATTAAGTTAAATGCAAGAAATAATTGCTTACTCTTTATTAATAATTGCCTTGTTTTTCTTGTTGAGGAAATACGTGTTTCCAAAAAAGAAAAAGAAAAATGGAAATTGTGGCACAGATTGTGGTTGTCATTAAAATCTTAACAAGAAAATAAGATATAAATCTTGTTGCGATTCGTATTTTTGCCAAACAAGATAAAAATAAATTTTTGAAAATATAATTATGAAAAAATCAATAGTATCATTAATCATTTTTACAATCGCTCTAATTTCTTCGAATGAAACATTTGCTCAGAAATTCCCAAAGTTAGATGTAAGCCCAATGGATGCAGCATCTTACCCAAATAACTGGAAAGACGCAAACAAATTAGTAAAAGTGGTGTACAGTCGCCCACAATTAAAAGGAAGAGATTTAGGGAAATTAGCACCAAAAGATAAGGTTTGGAGAACAGGAGCAAACGAAGCAGCCGAAATTACTTTTTATAAAAAAGTAGATTTTGGAGGTAAAAAAGTAAAACCAGGAACCTATACATTATTTACAATTCCACAAGATGGAAAATGGACAGTAATTTTAAGCAATCAAAAAAATGTTTGGGGGGCTTATTTTTATGATGAAAAAGAAGATGTTTTAAGAGTTACAGGAAAAGTTTCTAAATCGAATAATAAAATCGAGGCTTTTTCCATTCTTTTTGATGGAGAAAAAGATGACATAAAAATGTATATGGGTTGGGGAGATACGATTGTTACAGTTCCTTTAGAAATTGAAAAAGAAGAGTAATAAAAGCTACTTTTTTTATAAAATATAACCGCAATTTATCTGCGGTTTTTTTGGGTCTAAAATTTAGTGGTTTACAAATTACTTCTTTTATAGAATAAACGTAAATTTGCGCTTTAATTAAGAGAATAGAAATGCAATACGATCATCAAGAAATAGAAAAGAACTGGCAA from the Polaribacter cellanae genome contains:
- a CDS encoding FeoA family protein, whose translation is MSTIASLHIGELGYISEESLDFIPLKLLEMGCLPGAEVQLIQIAPLKDPLYICVNGAHLAIRKETASQIKILKANL
- the feoB gene encoding ferrous iron transport protein B, whose protein sequence is MSKNNIKIALIGNPNTGKTSIFNKLTGLKQKVGNYPGVTVDKKKGVSKLSATQTAVITDLPGTYSINPTSIDESIVLKTLLNKDSKESIDVILVIADVENLKRNLLLFSQIKDLEIPTVLAINMADQMDKKGISIDLTLLEKELNTEVVLISVRKKQGIAALKEAIIRCHIATKASPLCGINHKVDPDYFNKLKEISPNYSLYELWLMVTQNNYPETITKEEKEKLLAFKQDVSKLKKYQHKETIYRYQEINKILKKTYIVDKSKATDLRSKLDKIFTHKFFGYFFFFTILLVIFQSIFDWATLPMDFIDTTFADLSDIVKDSLQPGVLTDLLVEGIIPGIGGVLIFIPQIAILFLFIAILEETGYMSRVVFLMDKIMRRFGMNGKSVIPLISGTACAIPAIMATRTISSWKERLITILVTPFTTCSARLPVYAILISLIIPNKKILGFLNLQGLVLLLLYVLGFGMAILGAYILHKTLKIKSKSFFVVEMPNYKIPSFKNVFFEVLEKAKAFVFGAGKIILALSIVLWFLASNGPKSFTNAEKNVVENVVNQNLSQEELNKKIASAKLENSYIGIMGKSVEPAIKPLGYDWKIGIALITSFAAREIFVGTLATIYSVEADDENTATIKQKMHSEINPATGEKRFNFAVGMSLLIFYAFAMQCMATFAIVKRETKTWKWPLIQFFGMGLLAYVSSLIVYQILS
- a CDS encoding DUF2911 domain-containing protein — encoded protein: MKKSIVSLIIFTIALISSNETFAQKFPKLDVSPMDAASYPNNWKDANKLVKVVYSRPQLKGRDLGKLAPKDKVWRTGANEAAEITFYKKVDFGGKKVKPGTYTLFTIPQDGKWTVILSNQKNVWGAYFYDEKEDVLRVTGKVSKSNNKIEAFSILFDGEKDDIKMYMGWGDTIVTVPLEIEKEE
- a CDS encoding helix-turn-helix domain-containing protein: MILYNNINSLPLFSNNNRYFLWISNSLLIYYLGYLGIYYNGIFKQRVNIRKNSRIVKKELTPKNDNKIEKIKNEILREKAFLNSNLNLASIAEKHNLNESYLSHIFNKNSNTNFSTYINKLRVKESKKLLVDEAFKNYDIISIALESGFNSKSAFYNAFKKETGLTPTQYRKQNLS